The following is a genomic window from Puntigrus tetrazona isolate hp1 chromosome 20, ASM1883169v1, whole genome shotgun sequence.
agacaaagatgtgccaaatgtagttgtataaaccttttggtgtttaggttcccgtgctccagtgtcacacctggctggaacacgttcagagacccaaaagaaggacacacctccttctcagcggaacacagttctaccaagttcttaaccTTCTCCATAATAGAAgcgattactgtgaaattgagaccaatttaccaatcgcactgagacctttcaaatgagaccaaacatgaaagtgaagaacaataggtccacaagacacatgacatataatgcctcattcctaatgaactttaaaccaagtcctttgggcagaaggagggaagcaggaagagcagaggtgaagagggtgtcaaaCACAACAGGGGGAGGTGGTGTTTACTCTCCTTTTGAAGTCCTTtgaatatcccttctcagatcagtcttattgcatttacaggttgaGAGTCACCTTACACAAATAGATACATAACTAAAATAGAAGAGGACTGGAATAAGGCCATTAATGGCATCCCAGCAGACATTGGTCCCACAGCAACATCTTGTCCCTGGCCAAAAACAGTTGCGATAGGACGATAAATACGCAACCAGTATTTCCCCAAAATGCATTTGGATAGGTTTGTACATGTCTACTGTTCTTAGTGGTTGCCTGCAAAGTGATTGAATAACTGGTTTTCTGCAAGCTCTCCTGCTGACAACAGGATATTGAACTATACACAGCCAGAAGTCACAGTAACCACCAACATGTACAAAGtaccttaaatatattttttaggaaATTTTCCATTACATAATTTCAGGTCAGCCTCCCATGACTTTTGGGCAAACATCCTGTTACCTAAACAAGTCAACCATTAACACCCAGTTCAGTACCTCATGTTGTAATCCAGGTCAGGCTTGTATAAAAATTCTGCAAAGCCAGAATACCTAGTGAGTTTAAACTATAGCTTGATGGGATGCGTGTTGGTGTTTGAATATCAACTCTGACATCCTGTCCTGGGACTGGAGATGCAAGTTTTTCATGGCCAACTCTAGCACAACTGCACTGTCTTTGtataaaagacaagaaaacagattttgatccacaaaaaggtttattaaaaaactagATTTACATGACTAGAGTAACTTGTCCACTAGAAACCACAGTTGGTTCACCAAAGATGGCCTGGATAGGAGTAGCTCTTcctggggagagagagagagaaaattgttttattaattcaaataaacggGTCATCTTCTAGGTCAAGAGAATACAAGAACTCACGTTTCCTGGTGCAGCTTTGCTCACAAGAGCCAGAAGACGGATGGCACACCTCTGTACTGCAGTGGATGAAGATCTGAGAAGCAAAAGCAGGAGTAGAGATTAGGTCAAGAGGCTCAGTGAAAACCTGGTAAAGTGGGGCATACCGTTTCCTGCAGAGGAGCCAGTGAGGTTGGATCTACAAACGTAAACATCTTCACAACAAAGCGCTTGTAGTGGGTCGGAACTGCACACCAGATGATCCAGTTACTGGAACCAATGTGGTCAGATAACGGTCATCCTGGTAAGGGCATCTGAAAGGGAAAGGAGGTCAGAAAGGGTCTCCCTGCACACCAACTGGATATAGTCGGCTGTACGCTCACCCATCAATCAGAAGGTCCCACTGGGGTAGACTGAGTGGACTGGAGGTGGAGGTCGCCCAGCAATGTCCCAGCATCAGGACAATGTTGGGGTCTGTCCTCTCCATAATGTGCACCTCAACATACACGGGCTCCCCATGGGACTTTTGTGACGGGATAATCAGAGTCACTGTAGTAGGACGTGTAGGCCTCATCCCCTGAGGAACAAGACTAGGCTTTAACCAGAAAGCGCTGCAACCTGGAGACACATGGGATACAGTACTTACCTTCAGCACAGCCCTTGGTGACACACTGGCCATTGGCCAGTCTGAGCTCCACCCTGAGAGGTCCAGGAGCAGCTactggtggaggtggaggaacaGAATTGACCTCCACAACCAGAGCTTCCACAGATGTTCCAGAGTATCTGCACTGGAAGAGAAGCCTGGACAGAGACAGGCAATCAGCTTGTAGCACTGGTCATAGATCATTCTTACCCAGTCATAGACCACTTACTCAAAGTGACTGTCCCTCGTGATGGATCCAAGTGGTCCAACGCCAACTTCGTATGAGGAGGTCATTCTGTTCTCATACACCACATATCCACTGTCCTCCTGTAAACAGAAGCAGTTAACGTCCAGTCAAATCGTAAGCGGTGCAGAATACAGCCAGAAGCAGCTGCTCACCATCATACTTGTGCCGCATGCGGTCACAGGGAACTGGTATATAGCAAAGGAAGGTGTGGAATCCACAGGAGCGCAAGGTGGGTCACTTCCACCCAGCAGACGAACCGAATCCAGACTCAGTTGAGGCACAGTAACATCTCTAGCCACCACTACCACAAACTGACCATCTCGAATACACTGGACAGTCACTAGAACAAGGTACAAGAGCAGGTTAACGCCGAGTCAAGTTACAAGTAACAGAATAAGCCTGGGAATGCTTACCTGCCCTTCCATAGAAGCACTGCTGTCCATCAAAGCAGCAGTTGATAGCGTTACACTCAGCACCACTGATCCCAGGTTGTCCACATGGGATATGATCATAATCAGCTACAGTACACTTATCAATGGGCTCTGTCTGTGCCACTGGCTTCTGAAGTGGAAACTGCTGGTTAGGTTGTTGAACCagctggctgggtggctgctgttgaactggctgcttaacccactggctgggtggctgctgttgaactggctgcttaacccactggctgggtggctgctgttgaactggctgcttaacccactggctgggcggctgctgttgaactggctgcttaacccactggctgggcggctgctgttgaactggctgcttaacccactggctgggcggctgctgttgaactggctgcttaacccactggctgggtggctgctgttgaactggctgcttaacccactggctgggtggctgctgttgaactggctgcttaacccactggctgggtggctgctgttgaacctgcttaacccactggctgggtggctgctgttgaacccactggctgggtggctgctgttcttgaactggctgcttaacccactggctgggtggctgctgttgaaccggctgcttatcctgctggctgggtggctgctgttgaaccggctgcttatcctgctggctgggtggctgttgTTGTGGTTGCTGAACCTTctggctgggtggctgttgTTGTGGCTGCTGAACCTTctggctgggtggctgttgTTGTGGCTGCTGAACCTTCTGGCTGGGTGGCTGTCGTTGAACCAGCTGCTGAACCTTCTGAGGACTCTGGGGCAGATTACTCCACTGAGGAACAGCATTACAGAGAGCACAAAGTGCTAAAATCTCAACCAACAACCATCTGACAACCATGATTGAACAGACAGGCACACTGTGCAGAAGCTGGCGTTTGGTCTTTTTGCACTCTTCAGGTTTTAAGGTAATTAAGGATAGTCCCTGCCTCTTAATTAAATCCTCATGATTCTCCACACCTGTTCGTTCCAGTCAGAGATTTAGCAGCTGTGTGATTTTCATTGATTCAATTATCCttgtttacatacataaaaatccaaacttgagcgcaattcaaaataacattgtaGTATTAATGCTTTTCTGCCATTTTGAATTCAACCTTGGTTTTATCCTTCAATAGCTGAATCCAGTTGTTGACATTTTGACAATTCTGGactgtttctttttcaaaacgtGTATGTATCTTCTGAAAGGCagtttaataatacataagCTTTGAATGATACTTGAACCCTGTCCCGACTATAGCTGCTCTATTCTGAAATACATGCATTACAATACACTgcgttataattaaaatattctttcatATTGTAAGGAGCtaaatcaaaaacctgtaatgcaatgagactaatctgagaaggaatatccaaaggaacaaaagaacttcaaaaagagagtaaactaCGCCATCTTGACTTGGCTTAAgattcattaagaataaggcattatatttcatgtgtcttgtgaacctattgttcttcactttcatgtttggtctcatttgaaaggtctcaatttcacagtaatcacgtatattatggaaaagattaagataTTGGTAGAACAGTGTTCTGTGGAAAAGGGGGTGTCCTCCTcctttgggtctctgaaagtgttccagccagtgtgaccctggagcacgggaacctaaacaccaaaaggtttttacaactaaatttgggatctctttgtctggtctgagtatataaggaaaggaCAAAacacaaggcgcgattctgtggCTAGGGAATGAAATGCTTagacaaataaaagtaaacccTTTCATTCCTTGTTTAACTTATTCACTAGCAGAACGTTTATTAGGCGGCTGTCTCTAGCATCAAATGCTCACAGATTTAAAAGTACTACTACACGTGCGTTTTTTACTCATCTGTTTACattcacctgaaacacaaaaatggcaGTGTTTATGATGATATACTCATGTATTTTGTATACTcgtcaaatgtaaaaagtgaatTCTGGCCTAcaactttttttctgcagtggAAACAGAACAGTTGATGGTTTTAAGTGGAATGCACATCTCAAATACCCGGTTCTTAGAAATTTGGAACCATTTTTCGATACCTGAACCTATCCGTAACTTGACAATGTTTCAAAGATGGAAGAATACAGTTTTTCTAcatgaaatatgattttgacTGTAAAGGCCGTAACAGTACATTTTTTCAGACAATCTACGAGATGCTGTGTACCAATTTTGGTCTAATAAATATCCAagttcaatgaaaaaaatggtgATCCAGTCCTTTACATTCACAATGTGTTAGTTTAGATCAGGGGAACTGCAAGCAAGTTTGACACCGGGTCCAAAATCTTttcaccactagatggcagtccAAGTTAAAGGATAATTTAAGAATTTGAAAAACTAAACTGGAACTGTAAGATGTTACTGTACTACTAAAGGATTTACCAGTCATTAACAAAAAGCCACATTTGTGGTGGTGGTGTCCGGgttgtaaatgaataaagcaaagcaaagtAGTCACATGTGACCTGGCAAGTACCTTCCTTTACCTACTTGCAACACAGGCTGCCTTGCTAAAACAAACATGTGGGAGAAGCaattgtaagggtcccccttttcctgcagaatggaatccagaggccctggtcgaaggtcaatgcgtgttcggtcttttctttgcgtctcctCAAAAATCCCTAATAtgtattaatcttttgggtttccaattatagtactgaccttatacacaattttatctgactccaatctttcgtgattttatttatatttatcaaaaggtaactgctgatccctctagttgtgattaaatttggatcattaattaacttatcgttcgttaggagtctgggtcgcttagagaccttgtttggccagaacagactcacgacacatctggactagtccaggtcttagtcagaggctaccccgtagatcgcttaccttaatgcagccatctcctcgatagactcaaaaagagtaattttgccaggtaagaacagtttccaaattgataaacatttgcacaactgatcagcagtacaaaaataacacaaaacaaaataaaacaaacttaaatggtcagtatacctggtctttaaaaagtacatagtgtagtgtatgaggacatacaccccactacgggccgatctggctacagaatcgcgccttgt
Proteins encoded in this region:
- the LOC122325330 gene encoding activating signal cointegrator 1 complex subunit 2 homolog → MVVRWLLVEILALCALCNAVPQWSNLPQSPQKVQQLVQRQPPSQKVQQPQQQPPSQKVQQPQQQPPSQKVQQPQQQPPSQQDKQPVQQQPPSQQDKQPVQQQPPSQWVKQPVQEQQP